A window from Streptomyces sp. NBC_00271 encodes these proteins:
- the dnaN gene encoding DNA polymerase III subunit beta, which yields MKIRVERDVLAEAVAWAARSLPARPPAPVLAGLLLKAEEGALSLSSFDYEVSARVSVDAEIDEEGTVLVSGRLLADICRALPNRPVEISTDGVRATVVCGSSRFTLHTLPVEEYPALPQMPLATGTVPGEVFASAAAQVAIAAGRDDTLPVLTGVRIEIEGDTVTLASTDRYRFAVREFLWKPENPEASAVALVPAKTLLDTAKALTSGDSVILALSGSGAGEGLIGFEGAGRRTTTRLLEGDLPKYRSLFPTEFNSIAVIETAPFVEAVKRVALVAERNTPVRLSFEQGVLILEAGSSDDAQAVERVDAQLEGDDVSIAFNPTFLLDGLSAIDSPVAQLSFTTSTKPALLSGRPAVDAEADEAYKYLIMPVRLSG from the coding sequence GTGAAGATCCGGGTGGAACGCGACGTACTCGCGGAGGCAGTGGCCTGGGCGGCACGCAGCCTCCCGGCCCGTCCGCCGGCGCCTGTGCTCGCCGGCCTCCTTCTGAAGGCCGAGGAGGGTGCCCTGAGCCTCTCCAGCTTCGACTACGAGGTCTCGGCACGCGTCTCCGTGGACGCGGAGATCGACGAGGAGGGCACGGTCCTCGTCTCCGGCCGTCTGCTCGCGGACATCTGCCGCGCCCTCCCCAACCGGCCGGTGGAGATTTCCACAGACGGTGTACGGGCGACCGTGGTCTGCGGCTCCTCGCGATTCACACTCCACACCCTGCCTGTGGAGGAGTACCCCGCGCTGCCGCAGATGCCGTTGGCGACCGGCACCGTCCCCGGTGAGGTCTTCGCATCGGCGGCCGCCCAGGTGGCCATCGCGGCGGGCCGTGACGACACGCTGCCCGTGCTCACCGGTGTGCGCATCGAGATCGAGGGCGACACGGTCACGCTGGCCTCCACCGACCGCTACCGCTTCGCGGTCCGCGAGTTCCTGTGGAAGCCGGAGAACCCCGAGGCGTCCGCGGTGGCCCTGGTGCCCGCCAAGACGCTCCTGGACACCGCCAAGGCCCTCACGAGCGGCGACAGCGTGATCCTGGCGCTGTCCGGCTCGGGCGCCGGCGAGGGCCTCATCGGCTTCGAGGGGGCGGGGCGGCGTACGACCACCCGCCTGCTGGAGGGCGACCTGCCGAAGTACCGCTCGCTCTTCCCGACGGAGTTCAACTCCATCGCGGTGATCGAGACCGCCCCCTTCGTGGAGGCCGTCAAGCGTGTCGCCCTGGTCGCCGAGCGCAACACCCCGGTGCGTCTGAGCTTCGAGCAGGGCGTGCTGATCCTGGAGGCGGGCTCCAGCGACGACGCACAGGCTGTGGAAAGGGTCGACGCGCAGTTGGAGGGCGACGACGTCTCGATCGCCTTCAACCCGACGTTCCTGCTCGACGGCCTCAGCGCCATCGACTCGCCGGTGGCGCAGCTCTCCTTCACGACGTCCACGAAGCCCGCGCTGCTGAGCGGCAGGCCCGCGGTGGACGCCGAGGCGGACGAGGCCTACAAGTACCTGATCATGCCGGTGCGTCTGAGCGGCTGA
- the gnd gene encoding phosphogluconate dehydrogenase (NAD(+)-dependent, decarboxylating), which produces MELGLVGLGKMGGNMRERIRRAGHTVIGYDRNPDLADVHSLEELVGKLKGPRVVWVMVPAGAATQSTVDQLGELLEPGDVVVDGGNSRWTDDEKHAEELAAKGIGFVDCGVSGGVWGLENGYALMYGGDAENIAKVQPIFEALKPEGDFGAVHAGKVGAGHFSKMVHNGIEYAMMQAYAEGWELLEKVHSVTDVREVFRSWQEGTVIRSWLLDLAVNALDEDEHLEKLRGYAQDSGEGRWTVEAAIDHAVPLPAITASLFARFASRQEDSPQMKMVAALRNQFGGHAVETK; this is translated from the coding sequence ATGGAGCTCGGTCTCGTCGGCCTCGGCAAGATGGGCGGCAACATGCGCGAGCGGATCCGCCGCGCAGGCCACACCGTCATCGGATACGACCGCAACCCGGACCTCGCCGACGTCCACAGCCTGGAAGAGCTTGTGGGCAAGCTCAAGGGTCCGCGCGTGGTGTGGGTGATGGTCCCGGCCGGTGCCGCCACGCAGTCCACCGTCGACCAGCTCGGCGAGCTCCTGGAGCCCGGGGACGTCGTCGTGGACGGCGGCAACTCCCGCTGGACGGACGACGAGAAGCACGCGGAGGAGCTGGCGGCCAAGGGCATCGGTTTCGTCGACTGCGGCGTCTCCGGCGGCGTCTGGGGCCTGGAGAACGGCTATGCGCTGATGTACGGCGGCGACGCCGAGAACATCGCCAAGGTGCAGCCGATCTTCGAGGCACTCAAGCCGGAGGGCGACTTCGGCGCGGTGCACGCCGGCAAGGTCGGCGCGGGCCACTTCTCCAAGATGGTCCACAACGGCATCGAGTACGCCATGATGCAGGCCTACGCCGAGGGCTGGGAGCTCCTGGAGAAGGTCCACTCCGTCACCGACGTGCGCGAGGTCTTCCGCTCCTGGCAGGAAGGCACGGTCATCCGTTCCTGGCTGCTGGATCTGGCGGTGAACGCCCTGGACGAGGACGAGCACCTGGAGAAGCTGCGCGGTTACGCACAGGACTCCGGCGAGGGCCGCTGGACGGTGGAAGCCGCCATCGACCACGCGGTGCCGCTGCCCGCGATCACCGCGTCGCTGTTCGCGCGGTTCGCCTCGCGGCAGGAGGACTCGCCGCAGATGAAGATGGTCGCGGCGCTGCGCAACCAGTTCGGCGGCCACGCGGTCGAGACGAAGTAA
- the dnaA gene encoding chromosomal replication initiator protein DnaA, protein MADVPADLAAVWPRVLEQLLGEGRGQGVEAKDEHWIKRCQPLALVADTALLAVPNEFAKGVLEGRLAPIVSDTLSRECGRPIRIAITVDDSAGEPQPPTPPAPQARYEESELPSGAGQGRDAYDGQGGDERNPYGGQGGEDRNGYGGQGRDERHAYDSQGREDRGGYDSPGRDERNPYDAQRRDGYEGYGRHRADDHRGDHRGGRSDQLPGAPGDQLPPGRSDQSRADHLPTARPAYPDYQRPEPGAWPRHTQDDYGWQQQRLGFPDRDPYASPSQDYRPQSMERPPYEQQRQDYDQPRSEYERPDRRDLQEPSSGGAPPHRGGPSLQSSGGAPGPLGAKPAPASGPGEPTARLNPKYLFDTFVIGASNRFAHAAAVAVAEAPAKAYNPLFIYGESGLGKTHLLHAIGHYARSLYPGTRVRYVSSEEFTNEFINSIRDGKGDSFRKRYREMDILLVDDIQFLADKESTQEEFFHTFNTLHNANKQIVLSSDRPPKQLVTLEDRLRNRFEWGLITDVQPPELETRIAILRKKAVQEQLNAPPEVLEFIASRISRNIRELEGALIRVTAFASLNRQPVDLGLTEIVLKDLIPGGEDSAPEITATAIMAATADYFGLTVDDLCGSSRSRVLVTARQIAMYLCRELTDLSLPKIGAQFGGRDHTTVMHADRKIRALMAERRSIYNQVTELTNRIKNG, encoded by the coding sequence GTGGCTGACGTACCTGCCGATCTTGCCGCAGTGTGGCCACGAGTACTGGAACAGCTCCTCGGTGAGGGCCGCGGTCAGGGTGTGGAGGCGAAGGACGAGCACTGGATCAAGCGCTGCCAGCCGCTGGCACTGGTCGCGGACACCGCTCTGCTCGCGGTTCCGAACGAATTCGCGAAGGGCGTCCTCGAAGGACGTCTCGCGCCGATCGTCAGTGACACGCTGAGCCGCGAGTGCGGCCGCCCGATCCGCATCGCGATCACCGTCGACGACTCGGCCGGGGAACCCCAGCCTCCGACGCCGCCCGCCCCCCAGGCCCGGTACGAGGAGTCCGAGCTCCCCTCCGGCGCGGGCCAGGGCCGTGACGCGTACGACGGTCAGGGCGGCGACGAGCGGAACCCCTACGGCGGCCAGGGCGGCGAGGACCGCAACGGCTACGGCGGCCAGGGCCGTGACGAGCGCCACGCCTACGACTCCCAGGGCCGCGAAGACCGGGGCGGCTACGACTCCCCGGGCCGTGACGAGCGCAACCCCTATGACGCTCAGCGCCGCGACGGGTACGAGGGGTACGGCCGCCACCGCGCCGACGACCACCGGGGTGACCACCGAGGCGGTCGCTCCGACCAGCTCCCCGGCGCCCCCGGCGACCAGCTGCCGCCCGGCCGCTCCGACCAGTCCCGCGCGGACCACCTGCCGACCGCCCGCCCCGCCTACCCGGACTACCAGCGCCCCGAGCCCGGCGCCTGGCCGCGGCACACCCAGGACGACTACGGCTGGCAGCAGCAGCGCCTCGGCTTCCCCGACCGCGACCCGTACGCCTCGCCCTCGCAGGACTACCGGCCGCAGTCGATGGAGCGCCCGCCCTACGAGCAGCAGCGCCAGGACTACGACCAGCCGCGCTCCGAGTACGAGCGCCCCGACCGCCGCGACCTCCAGGAGCCGTCCTCGGGCGGTGCGCCGCCACACCGAGGCGGCCCCTCGCTGCAGTCCTCCGGCGGCGCTCCCGGCCCGCTGGGCGCGAAGCCGGCGCCGGCGTCCGGTCCGGGCGAGCCCACCGCGCGCCTCAACCCGAAGTACCTCTTCGACACGTTCGTCATCGGCGCCTCGAACCGCTTCGCGCACGCGGCCGCGGTCGCCGTCGCCGAGGCGCCTGCGAAGGCGTACAACCCCCTCTTCATCTATGGGGAGTCGGGTCTCGGCAAGACGCACCTGCTGCACGCGATCGGGCACTACGCGCGCAGCCTCTACCCGGGCACGCGGGTGCGGTACGTGAGCTCCGAGGAGTTCACCAACGAGTTCATCAACTCCATCCGCGACGGCAAGGGCGACAGCTTCCGCAAGCGGTACCGGGAGATGGACATCCTGCTGGTCGACGACATCCAGTTCCTGGCGGACAAGGAGTCGACGCAGGAGGAGTTCTTCCACACCTTCAACACGCTCCACAACGCGAACAAGCAGATCGTGCTCTCCAGCGACCGGCCGCCCAAGCAGCTGGTGACCCTGGAGGACCGGCTGCGGAACCGTTTCGAGTGGGGTCTGATCACGGACGTCCAGCCGCCCGAGCTGGAGACCCGTATCGCCATCCTTCGTAAGAAGGCGGTGCAGGAGCAGCTCAACGCTCCGCCGGAGGTGCTCGAGTTCATCGCGTCCCGGATCTCGCGCAACATCCGTGAGCTGGAGGGCGCGCTGATCCGGGTGACGGCGTTCGCGTCGCTCAACCGGCAGCCAGTCGACCTCGGCCTGACCGAGATCGTCCTGAAGGACCTGATCCCCGGCGGCGAGGACTCGGCTCCGGAGATCACGGCCACGGCGATCATGGCGGCCACCGCGGACTACTTCGGCCTCACGGTGGACGACCTGTGCGGGTCCTCACGCAGTCGCGTCCTGGTGACCGCGCGGCAGATCGCCATGTATCTGTGCCGCGAGCTCACCGATCTCTCGCTGCCGAAGATCGGCGCGCAGTTCGGCGGCCGTGACCACACGACCGTCATGCACGCCGACCGCAAGATCCGCGCGCTGATGGCCGAGCGCCGCTCCATCTACAACCAGGTCACCGAGCTCACCAACCGCATCAAGAACGGCTGA
- the recF gene encoding DNA replication/repair protein RecF (All proteins in this family for which functions are known are DNA-binding proteins that assist the filamentation of RecA onto DNA for the initiation of recombination or recombinational repair.) produces the protein MHVTHLSLADFRSYARVEVPLDPGVTAFVGPNGQGKTNLVEAVGYLATLGSHRVSSDAPLVRMGAERAIIRANVRQGERQQLIELELNPGRANRARINRSSQVRPRDVLGIVRTVLFAPEDLALIKGDPGERRRFLDELITARSPRMAGVRSDYERVLKQRNTLLKSAMLARRHGGRTMDLSTLDVWDQHLARVSAELLAQRLDLVAAIQPLADKAYEQLAPGGGPVALEYKSSAPGEAHTREDLYEQVMAALAEVRKQEIERGVTLVGPHRDDVVLKLGQLPAKGYASHGESWSYALALRLASYDLLRAEGNEPVLVLDDVFAELDSRRRERLAELVAPGEQVLVTAAVDDDVPDVLTGTRYAVSEGLVERV, from the coding sequence ATGCACGTCACGCACCTGTCGCTGGCCGACTTCCGCTCGTACGCCCGGGTCGAGGTCCCGCTCGACCCGGGCGTCACCGCGTTCGTGGGCCCCAACGGACAGGGCAAGACGAATCTGGTCGAGGCGGTCGGCTATCTCGCGACCCTCGGCAGCCACCGCGTCTCCTCCGACGCACCGCTGGTGCGCATGGGCGCCGAGCGGGCGATCATCCGGGCCAATGTCCGCCAGGGCGAGCGCCAGCAACTCATCGAGCTCGAGCTGAACCCCGGCAGGGCCAACCGCGCCCGCATCAACAGGTCCTCGCAGGTCAGACCCCGTGATGTGCTCGGCATCGTGCGCACCGTGCTGTTCGCGCCCGAGGATCTCGCGCTGATCAAGGGCGACCCCGGTGAGCGGCGCCGCTTCCTGGACGAGCTGATCACCGCCCGCTCCCCGCGGATGGCGGGCGTCCGCTCCGACTACGAGCGGGTCCTCAAGCAGCGCAACACCCTCCTGAAGTCGGCCATGCTGGCCCGCCGTCACGGCGGCCGCACCATGGACCTCTCCACGCTCGACGTGTGGGACCAGCACCTCGCGCGCGTGAGCGCCGAGCTGCTGGCCCAACGGCTCGACCTGGTCGCCGCGATCCAGCCGCTGGCCGACAAGGCGTACGAGCAGCTGGCCCCCGGCGGCGGACCCGTCGCCCTGGAGTACAAGTCGTCCGCGCCCGGCGAGGCACACACCCGCGAGGACCTGTACGAGCAGGTGATGGCGGCGCTCGCCGAGGTCCGCAAGCAGGAGATCGAGCGGGGCGTGACCCTCGTAGGACCCCATCGGGACGATGTGGTCCTCAAACTCGGCCAGCTGCCCGCCAAGGGATACGCCTCGCACGGCGAGTCCTGGTCGTACGCGCTGGCGCTGCGCCTGGCCTCGTACGACCTCCTGAGGGCCGAGGGCAATGAACCGGTGCTGGTCCTCGACGACGTCTTCGCCGAGCTGGACAGCCGCAGAAGAGAGCGCCTCGCCGAACTCGTCGCTCCCGGCGAGCAGGTCCTGGTGACGGCCGCGGTCGACGACGACGTACCGGACGTACTGACGGGGACGCGGTACGCCGTCTCCGAGGGCCTGGTGGAGCGGGTATGA
- the gyrB gene encoding DNA topoisomerase (ATP-hydrolyzing) subunit B, producing the protein MADSGNPNENTPSTDAGDNAEATTSNGEVTASYDASAITVLEGLDAVRKRPGMYIGSTGERGLHHLVYEVVDNSVDEALAGHADTIDITILADGGVRVVDNGRGIPVGIVPSEGKPALEVVLTVLHAGGKFGGGGYAVSGGLHGVGVSVVNALSSKVSVEVKTDGRRWTQDYKMGVPTAPLVEHEATDETGTSVTFWADGDIFETTEYSFETLSRRFQEMAFLNKGLTIKLTDERESAKATAGADEAGADEKAEVKTVTYHYEGGIVDFVKYLNSRKGDVVHPTVIDLEAEDKDKSLSLEVAMQWNSGYSEGVYSFANIIHTHEGGTHEEGFRAALTSLINKYARDKKLLREKDDNLTGDDIREGLTAIISVKLSEPQFEGQTKTKLGNTEAKTFVQKAVYEHLNDWLDRNPNEAADIVRKSIQAATARVAARKARDLTRRKGLLETASLPGKLSDCQSNDPTKCEIFIVEGDSAGGSAKSGRNPQYQAILPIRGKILNVEKARIDKILQNQEIQALISAFGTGVHEDFDIEKLRYHKIILMADADVDGQHINTLLLTFLFRFMRPLVEAGHVFLSRPPLYKIKWGRDDFEYAYSDRERDALIELGKQAGKRIRDDSVQRFKGLGEMNAEELRITTMDQEHRVLGQVTLDDAAQADDLFSVLMGEDVEARRAFIQRNAKDVRFLDI; encoded by the coding sequence GTGGCCGATTCCGGCAACCCCAACGAGAACACCCCGTCCACCGACGCCGGCGACAACGCCGAGGCCACGACCTCGAACGGCGAGGTCACAGCCTCGTACGACGCCAGCGCCATCACCGTCCTCGAGGGTCTGGACGCGGTTCGCAAGCGACCCGGTATGTACATCGGCTCGACCGGCGAGCGCGGACTGCACCACCTCGTGTACGAGGTCGTCGACAACTCCGTCGACGAGGCGCTGGCCGGCCACGCGGACACGATCGACATCACGATCCTCGCCGACGGCGGCGTGCGCGTCGTGGACAACGGCCGCGGCATCCCCGTGGGCATCGTTCCCTCCGAAGGGAAGCCGGCCCTCGAGGTCGTGCTGACGGTCCTGCACGCGGGCGGTAAGTTCGGCGGCGGCGGCTACGCGGTCTCCGGTGGTCTGCACGGCGTCGGCGTCTCCGTCGTGAACGCCCTGTCGAGCAAGGTCTCCGTCGAGGTCAAGACCGACGGACGGCGCTGGACGCAGGACTACAAGATGGGCGTCCCGACCGCCCCTCTCGTCGAGCACGAGGCCACCGACGAGACCGGCACCTCGGTCACCTTCTGGGCCGACGGCGACATCTTCGAGACGACCGAGTACTCCTTCGAGACGCTCTCGCGGCGCTTCCAGGAGATGGCGTTCCTCAACAAGGGTTTGACGATCAAACTCACTGATGAGCGCGAGTCGGCGAAGGCCACGGCCGGTGCGGACGAGGCGGGTGCGGACGAGAAGGCCGAGGTCAAGACCGTCACGTACCACTACGAGGGCGGCATCGTCGACTTCGTGAAGTACCTCAACTCCCGCAAGGGAGACGTGGTGCACCCCACCGTCATCGATCTCGAGGCCGAGGACAAGGACAAGAGCCTGTCCCTCGAGGTCGCGATGCAGTGGAACAGCGGCTACAGCGAGGGCGTGTACTCCTTCGCCAACATCATCCACACCCACGAGGGCGGTACGCACGAGGAGGGCTTCCGTGCGGCGCTGACCTCGCTGATCAACAAGTACGCGCGCGACAAGAAGCTGCTGCGCGAGAAGGACGACAACCTCACCGGTGACGACATCCGTGAGGGTCTGACCGCGATCATCTCGGTCAAGCTGAGCGAGCCGCAGTTCGAGGGCCAGACGAAGACCAAGCTGGGCAACACGGAGGCGAAGACCTTCGTCCAGAAGGCCGTCTACGAGCACCTCAACGACTGGCTGGACCGCAACCCGAACGAGGCCGCGGACATCGTCCGCAAGTCCATCCAGGCGGCCACCGCGCGCGTGGCGGCCCGCAAGGCTCGCGACCTCACCCGCCGCAAGGGCCTCCTGGAGACGGCGTCCCTGCCGGGCAAGCTGTCCGACTGCCAGTCGAACGACCCCACCAAGTGCGAGATCTTCATCGTCGAGGGTGACTCCGCCGGCGGCTCGGCCAAGTCCGGACGCAACCCGCAGTACCAGGCGATCCTCCCGATCCGAGGCAAGATCCTCAACGTCGAGAAGGCGCGGATCGACAAGATCCTGCAGAACCAGGAGATCCAGGCGCTGATCTCGGCCTTCGGCACCGGGGTCCACGAGGACTTCGACATCGAGAAGCTCCGCTATCACAAGATCATCCTGATGGCGGACGCCGACGTCGACGGCCAGCACATCAACACCCTGCTGCTGACCTTCCTGTTCCGCTTCATGCGGCCGCTGGTCGAGGCCGGGCACGTGTTCCTGTCGCGCCCCCCGCTGTACAAGATCAAGTGGGGCCGGGACGACTTCGAGTACGCGTACTCGGACCGTGAGCGCGACGCGTTGATCGAGCTGGGCAAGCAGGCCGGCAAGCGCATCCGCGACGACTCGGTCCAGCGCTTCAAGGGCCTCGGCGAGATGAACGCCGAGGAGCTGCGGATCACGACCATGGACCAAGAGCACCGGGTCCTCGGCCAGGTCACGCTCGACGACGCCGCCCAGGCCGACGACCTGTTCTCGGTCCTCATGGGCGAGGACGTCGAGGCCCGCCGCGCGTTCATCCAGCGCAATGCCAAGGACGTCCGCTTCCTCGACATCTGA
- the rpmH gene encoding 50S ribosomal protein L34 has product MSKRTFQPNNRRRAKTHGFRLRMRTRAGRAILANRRGKGRASLSA; this is encoded by the coding sequence GTGAGCAAGCGCACCTTCCAGCCGAACAACCGTCGTCGCGCCAAGACCCACGGCTTCCGCCTGCGGATGCGCACCCGTGCCGGCCGCGCGATTCTCGCGAACCGCCGTGGCAAGGGTCGCGCCAGCCTGTCCGCCTGA
- a CDS encoding DUF721 domain-containing protein — protein MTENTPGGSAASEGAPEKGPETASKKTPEHSGVDLARVALRAAKEQARARGDAAQQKKQARRGGLRSGARADGRDPMALGAAINRLLTERGWETPAAVGGVMGRWPQIVGEDLAKHCVPQKYEEDERVLSVQCDSTAWATQLRLLAPQVVARLNQDLGHGTVRLIKVQGPNGPARRFGPLRAPGSTGPGDTYG, from the coding sequence ATGACGGAGAACACACCCGGCGGATCGGCCGCCTCCGAGGGAGCTCCGGAAAAGGGCCCGGAAACGGCCTCCAAGAAGACCCCCGAGCACTCCGGCGTCGACCTCGCGCGCGTGGCGTTGCGCGCGGCGAAGGAGCAGGCACGCGCGCGGGGGGACGCGGCGCAGCAGAAGAAGCAGGCGCGGCGCGGCGGCCTGCGCTCCGGCGCGCGCGCCGACGGGCGTGATCCGATGGCGCTCGGCGCCGCGATCAACCGGCTGCTCACCGAGCGCGGCTGGGAGACCCCGGCCGCGGTGGGCGGTGTGATGGGCCGCTGGCCGCAGATCGTCGGCGAGGACCTGGCCAAGCACTGCGTCCCGCAGAAGTACGAAGAGGACGAGCGGGTGCTGAGCGTGCAGTGCGACTCGACCGCCTGGGCCACCCAGTTGCGGCTGCTCGCCCCGCAGGTGGTCGCGCGGCTGAACCAGGACCTCGGGCACGGCACGGTGCGACTGATCAAGGTGCAGGGCCCCAACGGTCCCGCGCGCCGTTTCGGCCCCTTGCGCGCCCCTGGAAGCACGGGTCCCGGCGACACCTACGGGTGA
- the rnpA gene encoding ribonuclease P protein component, whose amino-acid sequence MLPTEHRLRRREDFATAVRRGRRAGRPLLVVHLRSGATDPHAPGESAPPTRAGFVVSKAVGGAVVRNKVKRRLRHLMRDRVAQLPPGSLVVVRALPGAGDADHEQLARDLDAALQRLLGGGAR is encoded by the coding sequence GTGCTGCCTACCGAGCATCGGCTGAGGCGGCGCGAGGACTTCGCGACCGCGGTACGCCGAGGACGCCGGGCCGGACGCCCGCTCCTCGTCGTCCATCTACGTAGCGGTGCAACGGACCCGCACGCGCCTGGGGAGAGCGCTCCCCCGACGCGTGCGGGTTTCGTCGTGAGCAAGGCCGTGGGCGGGGCGGTCGTCCGCAACAAGGTGAAGCGCAGACTTCGCCATTTGATGCGTGACCGAGTCGCCCAGTTGCCCCCCGGTAGCCTGGTAGTCGTACGAGCGCTGCCCGGTGCGGGCGACGCCGACCATGAACAGCTGGCCCGAGACCTGGATGCCGCCCTTCAGCGGCTGCTGGGAGGGGGCGCGCGATGA